Proteins encoded within one genomic window of Prochlorococcus marinus str. MIT 9515:
- a CDS encoding SRPBCC family protein has translation MNNSQGSVNHYQNNDYRTIEQTMEKFDGGTRRLAAQLTTSATFDSLWNVLTDYDRLNLYIPNLLSSKKIYKNNNNVHLKQVGAQDFLGMKFSAEVTIDLFEEKELGLLKFSLIKGDFRKFEGSWKIQKIKDTSKNSLIYDLTVQGCQWMPIGMIEKRLKKDLSENLIAVDKQAKYSINN, from the coding sequence ATGAATAATTCTCAGGGATCAGTTAATCATTATCAAAATAATGATTACAGAACAATTGAGCAAACCATGGAAAAGTTTGATGGCGGAACGAGGAGGCTTGCTGCACAGTTGACAACTTCTGCCACTTTCGACTCTCTATGGAACGTTCTAACTGATTATGATCGCCTAAACCTATATATTCCAAATCTTTTATCAAGTAAAAAAATTTATAAAAATAATAATAATGTTCATCTTAAACAAGTTGGTGCTCAAGATTTTCTGGGGATGAAATTTTCTGCAGAAGTTACTATTGATTTATTCGAAGAGAAAGAACTTGGTTTATTAAAATTTAGTCTGATTAAAGGCGATTTTAGGAAATTTGAAGGAAGCTGGAAAATTCAAAAGATAAAAGACACCTCAAAAAACTCGTTGATATATGATCTCACTGTGCAGGGATGCCAATGGATGCCTATTGGGATGATAGAAAAAAGGTTAAAAAAAGATCTCTCTGAAAATTTGATTGCAGTAGATAAGCAAGCAAAATATTCAATTAATAATTAA
- a CDS encoding histidine kinase yields the protein MNEKKELKLILVAARNHLSRVDLKLLLSYLESDDCEFDISLQISEPTEQPELLELHRLVAIPALIKVSPGPKQIFAGSNIFVQLQTWLPRWKQEGVTNNLGINLQPSKIDSIRTQKEFLLEEELLVLRQENETLTKRIESQERLLRMVAHELRTPLTAATLAIQSQKLGQIDIKKLQDVIKRRLEEIELLSQDLLEVGTTKWEALFNPQKIDLGNISAEAILELEKFWRLRRIEIDTDIPSDLPCVFADQRRMRQVFLNLIENALKFSEDSGLIKITMIHKTNQWVEITICDKGAGIPLSEQKRIFLDRVRLPQTSEGTSGFGIGLSVCRRIVEVHGGRIWVVSEVGEGSCFHFTVPVWQGQNKDQQHLTKG from the coding sequence TTGAATGAAAAAAAAGAACTAAAACTAATACTAGTAGCTGCTAGAAATCACCTTTCTAGAGTTGATTTGAAATTATTATTGTCTTATTTAGAATCAGATGATTGTGAATTTGATATTTCTCTTCAAATTTCTGAACCAACGGAACAACCGGAATTACTTGAGTTGCATCGATTGGTTGCTATTCCAGCTCTTATAAAAGTTTCACCGGGTCCAAAGCAAATATTTGCTGGGAGTAATATTTTTGTTCAATTGCAGACTTGGTTGCCTAGATGGAAGCAAGAAGGGGTAACTAATAATTTGGGTATTAATCTTCAACCTTCCAAAATAGATTCAATTAGAACACAAAAAGAATTTCTCCTTGAGGAGGAATTGTTGGTCCTAAGACAAGAAAATGAGACGCTTACAAAAAGAATCGAATCGCAAGAAAGACTTTTAAGGATGGTTGCACATGAATTGAGAACACCTTTAACTGCTGCCACTCTGGCTATTCAAAGTCAAAAATTAGGTCAAATTGATATAAAAAAATTACAAGATGTTATTAAACGACGCTTAGAAGAAATTGAACTTTTATCTCAAGATCTTCTAGAAGTTGGAACCACTAAATGGGAAGCACTTTTTAATCCTCAAAAAATTGACTTAGGAAATATAAGTGCCGAAGCAATACTTGAATTAGAAAAATTTTGGAGATTAAGAAGAATTGAAATTGATACTGATATTCCTTCCGATCTCCCGTGTGTATTTGCAGATCAAAGAAGAATGAGACAGGTATTTTTAAATTTAATTGAAAATGCTCTTAAATTTTCAGAAGATTCTGGATTGATAAAAATTACAATGATTCATAAAACAAATCAATGGGTAGAAATAACAATTTGTGACAAAGGAGCTGGGATTCCTTTAAGTGAACAAAAAAGAATATTTCTTGATAGAGTGAGGCTACCACAGACATCTGAGGGAACCTCTGGATTTGGTATTGGCTTATCTGTATGCAGAAGAATTGTTGAAGTTCATGGAGGAAGAATATGGGTAGTATCAGAAGTTGGGGAAGGTTCGTGCTTTCATTTTACGGTCCCAGTGTGGCAAGGCCAAAACAAAGATCAACAACACTTGACGAAAGGATAG
- a CDS encoding ribose-phosphate pyrophosphokinase, producing the protein MTSFITAVDNEVPNFNLANSRLRLVSGTSNPKLAEEIASYLGIENVPLVSKRFADGELYVQIQQSIRGCDVFLIQPTCAPVNDSLMELMIMVDACKRASARQITAVIPYFGYARADRKTSGRESITAKLTANLLEKSGVDRVLAMDLHSAQIQGYFDIPCDHIYGSPVLIDYLETLNLEEVVVVSPDVGGVARARAFAKLMKDAPLAIIDKRRSAHNIAESLTVIGEVKGKTAILIDDMIDTGGTICSGANLLKKEGAKRIFACASHAVFSPPSYERLSAKDLFEQVIVTNSIPVLDNNNFQQLKVLSVANMLGEAIWRIHEESSVSSMFR; encoded by the coding sequence GTGACAAGTTTTATCACGGCAGTGGACAATGAAGTCCCAAATTTTAATCTAGCCAATAGTCGACTAAGGTTAGTCAGTGGAACTTCTAATCCCAAATTAGCAGAAGAAATTGCTTCATATTTAGGGATAGAAAATGTTCCCTTAGTTTCTAAAAGATTTGCTGATGGGGAACTTTATGTTCAAATTCAGCAATCTATAAGAGGTTGTGATGTATTCCTTATTCAGCCCACATGCGCTCCTGTGAACGATAGTTTAATGGAGCTGATGATAATGGTAGATGCGTGCAAAAGAGCTTCAGCCAGGCAAATTACAGCTGTAATACCCTATTTTGGATATGCTAGGGCAGATAGGAAAACCTCCGGAAGAGAATCAATTACAGCAAAGCTCACCGCAAATTTACTTGAAAAATCTGGTGTAGATAGAGTTCTTGCCATGGATTTACATTCTGCCCAAATACAAGGATATTTTGATATCCCTTGTGATCATATTTATGGATCTCCAGTTCTGATTGATTATTTGGAAACTTTAAATTTGGAAGAAGTTGTAGTTGTATCTCCTGATGTGGGAGGTGTGGCCAGAGCAAGAGCATTTGCCAAATTAATGAAAGATGCTCCATTAGCCATTATTGATAAAAGAAGATCCGCTCACAATATTGCAGAGAGTTTGACTGTGATTGGAGAGGTAAAGGGGAAAACTGCTATTCTCATAGATGACATGATTGATACTGGGGGAACAATTTGCTCAGGGGCAAATTTATTAAAGAAAGAAGGAGCAAAGAGAATTTTTGCATGTGCGTCACATGCGGTATTTTCTCCCCCATCTTATGAAAGATTAAGTGCAAAAGATTTGTTTGAACAAGTTATAGTAACTAACAGTATTCCAGTTCTTGATAATAATAACTTCCAGCAGTTAAAAGTACTTTCTGTCGCTAATATGTTGGGAGAGGCAATTTGGAGGATTCATGAAGAAAGCTCTGTTAGTTCTATGTTTAGATAA
- the malQ gene encoding 4-alpha-glucanotransferase encodes MTLKSVLKKKSLGILFHPSSIPGGSYSGTFGKGAKEWIEKLSKHKIDFWQFLPLTPTDSTGSPYSSPSSFALNPWFLDINELIEKHFIFLSNKQELQSDNQSESHFDFDFANKLSKSLGEYLLIGWESQSEERKTDFYKWNKKNNWVDDYSLFMTIREEFNMLPWWEWPFEFKQRKIELLKPWLKDKSNEILKTKLIQWHLNKQWLNIKEFAKNKGITLVGDLPFYVSRDSADVWSNKSLFSISQNGKLLFQSGVPPDYFSSNGQLWGTPTYYWSKHKRTNFKWWRERFKRQFELVDILRLDHFRALAGYWRIDGDAKNAINGTWINSPGKDLLNILKKDFNSNYLPIIAEDLGVITKDVELLRNNYELPGMKILQFAFDGNENNPYLPKNITGENWVVYTGTHDNATSSSWWDYLDEHVKNDIKFNYNFSDDPSWNLIEVGMKTKAKLFISPIQDILSLDDSCRLNTPGTIKNNWKWKLNKKLDEIDLNLQKYSELGNTYGRISD; translated from the coding sequence ATGACTTTAAAATCTGTTTTAAAAAAAAAATCTTTAGGAATACTATTCCATCCTTCTAGCATCCCAGGAGGAAGCTATAGTGGCACTTTTGGAAAGGGTGCAAAAGAATGGATTGAAAAGCTTTCCAAGCATAAGATTGATTTTTGGCAATTTTTACCTCTTACACCAACAGATTCAACTGGATCTCCTTATAGTTCTCCATCTAGCTTTGCTTTGAATCCTTGGTTTCTTGATATTAATGAGTTAATTGAAAAACATTTTATATTTTTATCCAACAAGCAGGAATTGCAATCAGATAATCAGAGTGAATCTCATTTTGATTTTGATTTCGCAAATAAATTATCTAAATCATTAGGCGAATATCTTTTAATTGGATGGGAATCTCAATCTGAAGAGAGGAAAACTGATTTCTACAAATGGAATAAAAAAAATAATTGGGTAGACGATTATTCACTATTTATGACTATTAGAGAGGAATTTAATATGTTGCCTTGGTGGGAGTGGCCATTTGAGTTTAAACAAAGAAAAATTGAACTTTTAAAGCCATGGCTAAAGGACAAAAGTAATGAAATTCTAAAAACAAAATTAATACAGTGGCATCTTAATAAACAGTGGCTAAATATCAAAGAGTTTGCAAAAAATAAAGGAATTACACTTGTAGGTGATTTACCTTTTTATGTTTCAAGAGACAGTGCAGATGTTTGGAGTAATAAATCACTATTCTCAATATCTCAAAATGGAAAATTACTTTTCCAAAGTGGAGTTCCTCCTGATTACTTTTCATCTAATGGACAACTATGGGGTACTCCTACCTACTATTGGTCTAAACATAAAAGAACAAATTTCAAATGGTGGAGAGAAAGATTTAAAAGACAATTTGAACTTGTTGACATTCTAAGGCTTGATCATTTTAGAGCTTTGGCTGGATATTGGAGGATTGATGGTGATGCTAAAAATGCTATTAATGGAACTTGGATTAATTCTCCTGGTAAAGACTTACTAAATATTCTAAAAAAAGACTTTAATTCTAATTATTTACCTATCATTGCCGAGGATCTTGGCGTAATAACCAAAGATGTGGAATTACTAAGGAACAATTATGAATTGCCGGGTATGAAGATTTTGCAATTCGCATTCGATGGGAACGAAAACAATCCTTATCTTCCTAAAAACATCACAGGTGAGAATTGGGTTGTTTATACAGGAACACACGATAATGCCACTTCTTCTTCGTGGTGGGACTATTTAGATGAGCATGTTAAAAATGATATTAAATTCAACTACAATTTTTCTGATGATCCCTCTTGGAATTTAATAGAGGTTGGAATGAAAACAAAAGCTAAACTTTTTATCTCCCCAATACAAGATATCTTATCTTTAGATGACTCTTGTAGATTAAATACTCCCGGCACAATTAAAAATAATTGGAAATGGAAATTAAATAAAAAACTAGACGAGATTGATTTAAATTTACAAAAATATAGTGAACTTGGAAATACTTATGGAAGGATAAGTGATTAG
- a CDS encoding helix-turn-helix domain-containing protein has translation MKLFKFNFLKKKNQIEEKENNSQEYDRYDEIGNLVKEARIQNNLSIKELSYISKIPESSINSIENNIKDLRPKYPFIRSILFKLEKCLFLKDNTLVGLAIEETNNFDKRNNNYVIGKFDFLNSWEVSIFYFLALISTLFILNRYFISNINIIEIQMIEEKAK, from the coding sequence ATGAAATTATTCAAATTTAATTTTCTAAAGAAAAAAAATCAAATAGAAGAAAAAGAAAATAATAGTCAAGAATATGATCGATACGATGAAATTGGTAATTTAGTAAAAGAAGCAAGGATTCAAAATAATCTTTCAATCAAAGAATTATCCTACATCTCAAAAATCCCAGAATCTTCGATTAATTCAATCGAGAATAATATTAAAGACCTTAGACCTAAATATCCTTTTATAAGATCAATATTATTTAAGCTGGAAAAATGTTTATTTTTGAAAGATAATACCCTGGTAGGTTTAGCCATTGAAGAAACTAATAATTTCGATAAAAGAAATAATAATTATGTGATAGGAAAGTTTGATTTTCTAAATTCTTGGGAGGTAAGTATTTTTTATTTTTTAGCTTTAATTTCAACATTATTTATCCTTAATAGATATTTTATTTCAAATATCAATATTATTGAGATTCAAATGATTGAAGAAAAAGCAAAATAA
- a CDS encoding ABC1 kinase family protein, whose protein sequence is MAASYTKYSPKKDLLWLLLRPWILFPRILYILLTLIFLLVRILFQGNSNSNNVQKNLSKYLFEVITNLGPCFIKLGQALSTRPDLVRQDWLTELTNLQDNLPPFDHKIALKIIEEELGAPANELFDDFPDKPIASASLGIVYKAKIKNNSLCAVKVQRPNLFFLIRRDIVILKILANTFGSLLPLNIGVGIGEIIDEFGKALFEEIDYEKEGENALKFAEYFKANPNVFIPKLEKDFSSKRVITTSWIEGVKLRDREILEQNNLIPSSYIRTCVISGLQQLFEYGYFHADPHPGNMFALKGGSSDFGHLAYVDFGMMDTITNSDRLTLIKAIVHLINQEYLLMAKDFQKLGFLTKDQDLEQLVEPLKEVLGGAFGAEVGNFNLKNVTDKFSKLMYSYPFRVPSRFALIIRAVVSQEGLALRLDPEFKILKIAYPYIAKKLLTDNSDEIVDILLEVVFDSEGRIQIDKLESLLNTLFKDTENINSDLIPVANAGLKLFVSEKGSEVRKNLLLSLVKDDKLELKDAEKLLSLLRDTFSPLKLAKSAVQNIISAV, encoded by the coding sequence ATGGCAGCTTCTTATACAAAATATTCACCCAAAAAAGATTTGCTTTGGTTACTTTTGAGGCCATGGATCTTATTTCCAAGAATTTTATATATCCTATTAACTTTAATATTTCTTTTAGTAAGAATACTTTTTCAAGGTAACAGTAATAGCAATAATGTACAGAAAAATCTTTCTAAATATCTTTTTGAAGTTATTACAAATTTGGGCCCATGTTTTATTAAATTAGGACAAGCACTTTCAACGAGACCTGATCTTGTAAGGCAAGATTGGTTAACAGAACTGACTAATTTACAAGATAATCTTCCACCTTTTGATCACAAAATTGCTCTAAAAATAATTGAGGAGGAACTTGGAGCTCCTGCTAATGAATTATTTGATGATTTTCCAGATAAACCTATTGCTTCAGCTAGCTTAGGAATAGTTTATAAAGCAAAAATAAAAAATAATTCTTTATGTGCGGTAAAAGTACAAAGACCTAATCTATTTTTTCTTATTAGAAGAGATATTGTGATACTAAAAATTTTAGCAAATACATTTGGATCATTATTACCACTAAATATTGGTGTTGGAATTGGAGAAATAATAGATGAATTTGGTAAAGCCCTTTTTGAAGAAATTGACTACGAAAAAGAAGGGGAAAATGCATTAAAATTTGCAGAATATTTTAAAGCAAATCCCAATGTATTTATACCAAAATTAGAAAAAGATTTTTCCTCAAAAAGGGTAATTACAACATCTTGGATTGAAGGAGTTAAGTTAAGAGACAGAGAAATATTAGAGCAAAATAATTTGATACCTTCCTCTTACATAAGAACTTGCGTGATAAGTGGACTACAGCAATTATTCGAATATGGTTATTTCCATGCGGATCCTCATCCTGGAAATATGTTTGCTCTTAAAGGTGGAAGTTCAGATTTCGGACACTTAGCTTACGTTGATTTTGGAATGATGGATACTATTACTAATTCAGATAGGCTTACACTTATAAAAGCAATTGTTCATTTAATAAATCAAGAGTATTTATTAATGGCTAAAGATTTTCAGAAATTAGGCTTTTTAACAAAAGACCAAGATCTTGAACAACTTGTAGAACCACTAAAAGAGGTTCTTGGTGGAGCTTTTGGCGCTGAGGTTGGCAATTTTAATTTAAAAAATGTAACTGATAAATTCTCAAAACTTATGTATTCTTATCCTTTTAGAGTTCCAAGTAGGTTTGCCTTAATAATAAGAGCTGTTGTTAGTCAAGAAGGTTTAGCTTTAAGACTTGATCCTGAATTTAAAATTTTGAAAATTGCATATCCATATATTGCAAAAAAACTTTTAACAGATAATTCAGATGAAATTGTAGATATTCTTCTTGAAGTTGTATTTGATAGTGAAGGTAGAATTCAGATTGATAAGCTTGAAAGTTTATTAAACACCTTATTTAAGGATACTGAAAACATTAATTCAGATCTAATACCAGTCGCCAATGCAGGGTTAAAACTATTTGTAAGTGAAAAAGGATCTGAAGTTAGAAAAAACCTTTTATTGAGCCTTGTTAAAGATGACAAATTAGAACTCAAAGACGCTGAAAAACTCTTAAGTTTATTGAGGGATACTTTTAGTCCTTTAAAATTAGCTAAAAGTGCCGTTCAAAATATTATCTCTGCAGTTTAG
- a CDS encoding aminotransferase class I/II-fold pyridoxal phosphate-dependent enzyme, whose amino-acid sequence MSISSFLTKKFLKSLFFPAHNRGKALPKGLIRLLKKEPGFWDLPELPEIGSPLSKSGLIHDAQISISKKLNTKKCFFGVNGASGLIQSGIITMANPGEYILMPRNVHISVIKACALQNIIPIFFDIEFSIETGHFMPITKKWFMNVFNNIDLEKRKIAGVILVNPYYQGYASNIEPLIKICHQHNLPVLVDEAHGSYFLFCENLGLPKSAIRSKADLVVHSLHKSLNGLTQTAVIWHNGNLIEENNLIKSINLLQTTSPNSLLLSSCEESIKDWLNKDNLDKYKKRISEAKKIFKELKKRKIPLIETQDPLKIVLNTSEVGIDGFTADRFFYKNGLIAELPEMKTLTFCLGFSNQKDFISLFQDLWEKLLIQTNKSYSLKAIKPPFRLVQSPEVPIGVAWRSKTYSIPLAESLGKISADIICPYPPGIPLIVPGERIDKERIDWIETQSLYNQDLLNSYIRVLHN is encoded by the coding sequence ATGAGTATTTCTTCTTTTCTAACTAAAAAGTTTTTAAAGTCACTTTTCTTCCCTGCCCACAACAGAGGAAAGGCTTTACCAAAGGGTTTGATTCGATTATTAAAAAAAGAACCAGGTTTTTGGGATTTACCCGAACTACCTGAAATAGGCTCTCCCTTATCAAAAAGTGGATTAATACATGATGCTCAAATATCAATTTCAAAAAAATTAAACACCAAAAAATGTTTTTTTGGAGTAAACGGAGCATCAGGTTTAATTCAATCAGGAATAATTACCATGGCTAATCCTGGAGAGTATATTCTTATGCCAAGAAATGTTCATATTAGCGTTATCAAAGCTTGTGCTTTGCAGAATATTATTCCAATATTTTTTGACATAGAGTTTTCAATAGAGACTGGCCATTTTATGCCAATTACTAAAAAGTGGTTTATGAATGTATTCAATAATATAGATCTTGAAAAGAGGAAAATTGCAGGAGTAATACTGGTTAATCCCTACTATCAAGGATATGCCTCGAATATTGAACCCTTAATTAAAATTTGTCATCAACATAATTTACCTGTTTTAGTTGATGAAGCTCATGGGTCATATTTTTTATTTTGTGAAAATCTTGGTTTACCGAAATCAGCCATAAGATCAAAAGCAGATTTAGTAGTCCATTCACTGCATAAGTCACTTAATGGCCTAACCCAAACAGCCGTGATTTGGCATAATGGGAATCTTATAGAAGAAAATAATTTAATTAAAAGCATAAATTTGTTGCAGACTACCAGTCCGAATTCGCTTTTGCTTTCATCCTGTGAGGAGTCCATTAAAGACTGGCTTAATAAAGATAATCTCGATAAATACAAAAAGAGAATTTCTGAAGCAAAAAAGATCTTCAAAGAGTTAAAAAAAAGAAAGATACCTCTAATTGAAACCCAAGATCCTTTAAAAATAGTACTTAATACTTCTGAAGTTGGAATTGATGGTTTTACTGCAGATAGATTTTTTTATAAAAACGGACTAATTGCTGAATTGCCTGAAATGAAGACACTTACTTTTTGCCTAGGGTTTTCCAATCAAAAGGATTTTATTTCCTTATTCCAAGATTTATGGGAAAAATTACTAATTCAAACTAATAAATCTTATAGTTTGAAAGCCATAAAACCACCCTTTAGATTAGTACAATCACCAGAAGTCCCAATAGGAGTTGCCTGGAGGAGTAAGACTTATAGTATTCCTCTTGCTGAGTCTTTAGGAAAAATTTCCGCTGATATTATTTGTCCTTATCCTCCAGGAATACCTCTAATAGTTCCTGGGGAGAGAATAGATAAAGAAAGAATAGATTGGATAGAAACTCAAAGTTTATATAACCAAGATCTGTTAAATTCTTATATAAGGGTCCTACATAACTAG
- a CDS encoding phosphatidate cytidylyltransferase: MRLRSGLLIGLFGLVVVLLGGWFFTIAIVLLTYIALLEFFRMAEFTGIKPATKTTLFSCFIITISTYLETIGFLDREIYNSILPMCSVGICTWLLLQPKSGTISDIAASIFGLFYLGFLPSYWIKLRAIESTMDNLSEGILSFESFSNSTGLYLTLISCLLIVASDIGSYFIGKSFGKKALSPISPSKTLEGLIGGIICSILVATFFGFLLNWQNPILIGILYGMLVSLMALVGDLIESMMKRDAKIKDSGTFLPGHGGILDRIDSYIFTPSVIYYIIIILKYFS; this comes from the coding sequence ATGAGATTGCGAAGTGGTTTACTAATCGGATTATTTGGGTTAGTAGTTGTGTTATTAGGAGGATGGTTTTTCACAATAGCAATCGTATTACTTACTTATATTGCACTACTCGAATTTTTTAGAATGGCTGAATTCACTGGAATAAAACCAGCCACTAAAACTACATTATTTTCATGTTTCATAATTACGATCTCAACATATCTAGAAACTATCGGATTCCTTGATAGAGAAATATACAATTCGATATTACCCATGTGTTCAGTTGGAATATGTACATGGTTACTGCTTCAGCCAAAGTCAGGGACTATTTCTGATATCGCAGCATCTATTTTTGGCTTGTTTTACTTAGGTTTTTTACCTAGTTATTGGATTAAATTAAGAGCAATTGAATCGACTATGGATAATTTGTCAGAGGGAATATTATCGTTCGAAAGCTTCTCTAATTCCACAGGTCTCTATCTAACATTAATTTCTTGCTTGTTAATAGTGGCGAGTGATATTGGTTCTTATTTTATTGGCAAGTCATTTGGGAAAAAGGCCCTTTCTCCCATATCCCCAAGTAAAACTCTCGAAGGTTTGATAGGAGGAATAATATGTTCAATTTTAGTCGCAACTTTTTTTGGTTTTTTACTTAATTGGCAAAATCCAATTTTAATTGGAATATTGTATGGAATGTTAGTTTCACTTATGGCTTTAGTAGGGGATTTAATCGAATCAATGATGAAAAGAGATGCAAAAATAAAAGATTCTGGAACTTTTTTACCTGGTCATGGTGGCATTCTTGATAGAATTGATAGTTATATTTTCACCCCATCAGTTATCTATTATATAATTATAATTTTAAAGTATTTTAGTTAA
- a CDS encoding alpha/beta fold hydrolase, with protein sequence MNKNLYKDFNKFNIDNFEKIKFSIQDPLGQKISNDVNWIKLDEKWNHAKFPVVIGGSGDPVLLLHGFDSSFLEFRRIYPFLKNKFQLIIPDLLGFGFTPRIATQEYNAHKIISNLEDIINTLTLKNKLMIIGASMGGSVAINLAKEIPDLIDKIILLSPAGLFGESKIIPFPFNQIGASFLGLPKVRKSLCRQAFAYPDKSVGSMEEQIASIHLGCYGWRNSLASFAKSGGFAGSYKYMKNISIKTICGENDRILGTKEIKKIKQIDQLNFIGLKNCGHLPHIDMPSLTGKIIYDYFCD encoded by the coding sequence TTGAACAAAAATCTTTATAAAGACTTCAATAAATTTAATATTGATAATTTTGAAAAAATTAAATTTTCTATTCAAGATCCATTAGGCCAAAAAATATCTAATGATGTTAATTGGATAAAACTTGACGAAAAATGGAACCATGCAAAATTTCCTGTTGTAATTGGAGGTTCAGGAGACCCTGTACTGTTATTACATGGATTTGATAGTAGTTTTCTAGAATTCAGGAGAATTTATCCATTTTTAAAAAATAAATTCCAGTTGATAATACCTGACTTATTAGGATTTGGGTTCACTCCTAGGATTGCTACACAGGAATATAATGCTCATAAAATAATTTCTAATCTTGAAGATATTATTAATACTTTAACTTTAAAAAATAAGTTAATGATTATTGGAGCTTCTATGGGAGGATCTGTGGCTATAAACTTGGCGAAGGAAATTCCCGATCTTATTGATAAGATAATCCTGTTATCCCCTGCAGGACTTTTTGGAGAATCCAAAATTATTCCGTTTCCATTTAACCAAATTGGAGCAAGCTTTTTAGGATTGCCTAAAGTTAGAAAAAGTCTTTGCCGGCAAGCTTTTGCCTACCCAGATAAAAGTGTTGGTTCAATGGAGGAGCAAATTGCCTCAATTCATTTAGGATGTTATGGTTGGAGAAATTCATTAGCTTCTTTTGCAAAAAGCGGAGGATTTGCAGGGTCATATAAATATATGAAAAATATATCAATTAAAACTATTTGTGGAGAAAATGATAGAATTCTTGGGACAAAAGAAATCAAAAAAATAAAACAAATTGATCAGTTAAATTTTATTGGGTTGAAAAATTGTGGTCATCTTCCGCATATAGATATGCCATCATTAACTGGTAAAATTATTTACGATTATTTTTGTGATTAG
- a CDS encoding iron-containing alcohol dehydrogenase family protein, protein MQSISPEKIFRGSGAWIKAIPHIKSISKRPLLLGRSLVTNNIRQQIYKDLLSENLDTHISNLQFDCCYEDLKRVKNIALKNNCDSIIAIGGGKVLDSGKFLADSLSIPVITIPLSASTCAGWTALSNIYSTTGQFIKDIELKSCPKILVFDHAFIKTAPKRTLSSGIADSLAKWYESSLTSSKVKDGLVQQAIQISRVLRDQLLIDGESAYQSQSLQNTSWCNVVEGCALTAGLIGGIGGEKCRTAAAHAFHNAITQIVSTQKPLHGEIVGVGILLQLRLEETKNNNKLANQSINQLLVLMKKLNLPTTIAQLGINVFENNNLQRIADFTCRDKSEIHFLPFKISQQDIIEVISNFERQEIKIS, encoded by the coding sequence ATGCAGTCAATATCACCAGAAAAAATATTTAGGGGGAGTGGAGCTTGGATAAAAGCTATACCACATATTAAAAGTATTTCAAAACGCCCATTACTTTTAGGAAGAAGTTTAGTAACTAATAATATTAGGCAGCAAATCTATAAAGATTTGCTTAGCGAAAACCTTGATACACATATTTCTAACCTGCAATTCGATTGTTGTTATGAAGATCTCAAAAGGGTAAAAAACATTGCACTAAAAAATAATTGTGATTCTATTATTGCCATAGGAGGAGGTAAAGTCTTAGATTCCGGGAAATTTTTAGCAGATTCTCTTTCCATCCCAGTTATTACTATTCCCTTAAGTGCATCTACTTGTGCAGGCTGGACTGCACTATCAAACATTTATTCAACAACTGGGCAATTCATTAAGGATATTGAGTTGAAATCATGTCCTAAAATTTTAGTATTTGATCATGCCTTTATTAAAACAGCTCCAAAGAGGACACTTTCTAGCGGAATAGCTGACTCTTTGGCCAAATGGTATGAATCTTCTTTAACTAGTTCAAAAGTTAAAGATGGACTTGTCCAGCAAGCAATTCAAATATCACGAGTATTAAGAGATCAGCTTCTTATTGATGGAGAGAGTGCTTATCAGAGTCAATCTCTTCAAAATACTTCTTGGTGCAATGTAGTTGAAGGATGTGCACTTACTGCGGGATTGATAGGAGGAATAGGAGGAGAAAAGTGTAGAACGGCAGCTGCTCATGCTTTCCATAATGCTATCACTCAAATAGTTTCAACACAAAAGCCCTTACATGGCGAAATTGTTGGAGTTGGAATATTATTGCAATTAAGACTAGAAGAAACCAAAAATAATAATAAATTAGCTAACCAATCTATTAATCAATTATTGGTATTAATGAAGAAATTAAATTTACCAACTACTATCGCTCAATTAGGTATAAATGTTTTTGAAAATAATAATTTACAGAGAATTGCCGATTTTACATGCAGGGATAAATCTGAGATTCATTTTTTACCTTTTAAAATCAGTCAACAAGATATTATTGAAGTTATTTCGAATTTTGAAAGGCAAGAAATTAAGATTTCATAA